The nucleotide window TTTCATGGAAATTACCTCTTCATGATGACGAATTTTATCTTCCACATTACTCTGAGAAAGCAAGCCTTCCAAAATCTTGGCAAGTAGTGGAGTATAGTTTGGGTACTCAGACTGCCAAAGGACCCATGATTATTAGGTCACAATGTATTGAAATAATTCTATAACCTTTAAATGTAATTGACTGCCAACAGCAAAGGAGGCTGAGTTCCAAATGCCTGAAACCCATATAATCAAGGCACATGTTGAGGCTTGAAAGTTTGCAAGATTGCTCATGGTGCAATTGTCCTCGTTTCAATGCAAAACAAATAGGACAAGTAAAGCAAGACTCTTCAATTTGGGAAACCTCGACCACCTTTATGAAATTTTCCCAAGTTAAATGCGCATTTAAATCCAACATGATACTGCAATTCCAGCATATGGGACAAAATTTAAACATGTATTCTAGAAAATTTACTGGATTCTGAATTACTCCAGAAGATGATTTGACCTAAACAGTTGAGTTTTGGAGAGAGACAAAAAAGAGCTCTTTGATAACGTGAAATGATGCTTCTtcaaaatgtcaaaaaatagCTTATAAAGGACAATAGTATATTAGTCTTTAAATTTAGTAATATCCAACCTTAAGAGATGCGGATAACTTTTTCCATTCTGAGCGTTCGTCATCAGTGTCTTGTTTTAGGCTTGAAAAAACTCTAATCTTTGCATCTCGAACCTGAGGTATACATGTAGTTAAAAGGTCTAAACTCAAAGATGATAATCAAAACCTCAGTGTTCAACAGCGTATGAAGGACAGATAAACaagaattaaaaaggtaacagaAAAATCAAAGGATTCAAGCAAAATGATCCCAGAGGCATGTGCCTGTTTGATGATGCAAAGCAATTCAATCATTGCCAATTTTACAGCAACCAAATGAGGTGATaagaccatttttttatttctaatgcAAGAATTGATGACAATTATTAAATTACTTGAAAATGCACTTAGAACATCTTGCTTCAAGATGGCACAAGTACCTCCTCTTCTAAACGCTCAGACACAGTTTTTGAGTTAGTTGAAGAACTTTTCCCCTTGTCCTCATCAACCTGTCAAAGCAACATTAGCAAAATGATAAGCCCGGCCTTGGATTTAGTTTACAATGAAAACAATGGTAGGCAACTTCTTTAGATCCTCATAAATTGACTTATAAGGGgccaaaaaacaagaaaataaacctTATTTGGTGGCACAACATAAGTGATTCGGTAAGATGCAGGGTTCTTTTGTGGACTTCTCCCCCCTTCCTCGCCAGCAAATGATAGTTTTCCATATGAGATTGATCCCAGCAGTATAGATCCTTGTGGAGCATTCTGCAGAAATTGAGAAATTCCAATTTATATTGTTCTTTTACCACAGGAGTCGGGAGCAGGGATAATACCTTAGGGAGCTTGTCTTTCACTGGTGGGCCCAAGTAAATGGCTTCTTTCTTCCTACAAAATAACTTTGAAGTTATAAAATGCACAATGAAACAGAAAATAACACAAGGTTAGTGGACCATGGAAAAAATCATTCAAGACAAAACATACCCTGGAACTAAAACTGAGGACTTAAAAGCACCATTTCCCATCACAGGACCATCTGGTTCGGAGAAAAAGTTCAATTGAATGACTTCCTGGATTAAAAAGACCAGATCTCAGTCAGTTGATTAGCAACATAATTCGCAGAATCAAGTTcctgaataaaaaagaaagaaaaaggagagtgCTTGCACAAGGAGAACCGATATTCTATCAAGCAAAAGGAGAGCTGCAGTCAAATCTATTTCTAGTCAAATAGTGCCAATAAAGATGCGACTTGAGCACAAAAATGCTTCaggaaaaaaactttaaaaaaaaccacaaattgTATAATGCCCATATGTACGTTCAAAAGTGTGGCACCTGTTGAATTCAACTAAAATCTCAagatatgttaaaataaaagatacattACCTTGCCATCCAAGTTTCTCTCAATAAACAATACCAACTGCTTCATCTTTTCCAAATATTGCACATTGTCATGCCTGAAACACAATCAGTATCATTACAGAGGTTAAGCTGGGTTTTAAGCATTTACTTCTAAATGAAGTTTGAAATTATCAAATGTTCATAATAgtggctaagaaaaaaaatgaggtttTTCCTACACTGAATTTATAGTCTGGTACAAACAAGTACAGGTTAAAAATTGGTTGtatgaattttaataaaaatttggaCTGACTGCCTCGGCAATTGGGCCAGACCTTAGATATAGCCGTAAATTGTATTCACCCTTAGGAAGTTTTGCAGCTTTAGGATAGGTATCACCCATAGCATATACACGCTGTAATCAAAAgggggaaaaataaaataagaaaacaagaatCAGCTCTGCATATTCAAagcaacaaggaaaaaaaagtatcaCCCGTGGCTGGTAAATTGAATGATATGAAGCAGTACTAGCGTGTGGAATAGAGTAGCATTTTTCAGTGTATAGCTAATAATTGTAATACTAAATTTACTACCAGGAAATACTAGTTGTATACTATGAGTTAACTATTCCAGTCCTTAAGCAAtgatcaacatattttttaaatctcatcTGCTAAGACAATATAAATTGTTCACGTACCTTGTTGGTGTCAGAAATCATATAAAATTGTGATTCAAATTTTGTATCATAAATGCGATTATTAAGCAATGGAACTTGAGGCTTCACTGCAGCTCCATCTTCCAATTTAAACTTGTAACTGccaaacaacaaaaacacaagAGTAGATGATGACAAGAGTCGAAATTCATTGAGTATGTGTAAGTAGAACTGTAACATACATTAACGTCAGGGCCAGTGTCTGTTTTCCAGAGGGTAGTTTGTCGCGACTCTCTGTAAGAGTGCTAAGTTTAGCATCAACGGGTCGATATGGAACTCTTATCTGTAAGATGAACATGAAGAATTGCAGCATTAAATAGCAAACAACCACACCAAAAGaaaagttttatatttatttaaatggaaACAAAATGAACAATTCCAACCCACATCATCTAGAAAACCGAAGCTATATTTCACCTTATTCAGAATAGCAGCAGGGGCGAGTTTCTCAGATGACAACAGAGCTTCAGCATCAATTCTTACAGGGGCTTCACTTCCATCAAGAATGATTTCCTCTTTATTGATGGCAATCCCATGAAACACAATCTAACCattataagataaataatattatttagcaAGTGTagaataacaaaatatatgCTTAAGTTTTACTTTTCTGATTGTTAACCAAATCAATGGACTCGCAGAACATATCAGCTTTATTTTCTACATCACAAGATGAAATTTTACTGTTTATAAGATTATAAAACAACACAATCAAAGGTTACACTAAATGGTGGTTCATAATCCATAGACTATTCATAAccataccccccccccccaaaaaaaaaaaaaaacaaaaaaaaggaaaaaaagatagGCAGTTAATAAAAATGCAGAAAATTTGGAAATGGCTTGTTACCTCAAAGTCTACAATAGTGGTTTCATGACTTCCTATCCCACTTGACCAAAACTGAGCAACAGCTAATTCCATTGTCTGACCACCCACAACAGGAAATGCAAAACTTTTGGCAGTAGGAGAAGAAAATGTTACAACACTCTCCCACTTCAAAGGTCTTTGTAAGGGACAAATCTGCACATTGACATCACATTATAGGAGGTCTAGGCAACATAATATAACATTCTCACTGCATGCATACCTGAACAGTGTCAACAAAAAATCGTCGAGTAGTATCAAACCCTGATGTTCGCATAGTTGCCTCAACCCAAGTAGCACCAAGCGGCACTTCAATATATCTCCTTTCTATGTGCCCTGTTCAAGCAATATGTTCatgatagaaagaaaaatgatttatgtGCTGCTATAAAAGCTAGCTCAGACATCAAGGCAGTGTATCCTAACTCTTGATGcccaaaatcataatttcatatCACAGGATAGGATAGGACAAAAGTGACCTGGCAGAAATGACATTCCAGAAAATGAGACAACTGGAGGCTGATTCTTCACTTCCATAGGCTTTGTTATGGTGACTGGGATCCTGAAAATGGGACCACGCCATGGTGCTCTGCAATCAACCCCGTATACTTCGTAGTAATGTAAACCATCACTTAACTTGGTAGGATCAACCACTATGCtgaaaagaaaggagaaggaaaCATACATTAGTAAAATGAGGTACCTCTCAACATCTAAAATAAGATCCTGCTAGTgcagaaaaaaaccaacagatgCTTCGAAGCTAAAACTTCCAAGTTAGACTAATAACCGAAAAAGGGTACGAGACAAAAGAAGCTTGGGAAACCTCCAAGTTAGACTAATAACAGAAAAAAGAGTAAGAGGGGCATAAGAAGCTTGGGAAAACAATATATAGCTCTCTTAGCAAGATGTGCATGAACAAGTATCTGTTTGATGCAGTTGTGAGCATTATCATGATTTCTGCCAAACGATATCCACCATGCAAGTTAAAGGGTAGAACCAGTTTATGTCAGATTATAGAGCCTCAAAATGCAACCAGAAGAgtttaaaattgaaagataaaggaATGAAATGATTAGGAAGTCAAATAGGCAAAacaatttgtaaaaaataaccacaatctGAAAACATTCAAGAATTCTTCAGTAAGGAGAAGATGGAGCAGAGTGATGCTAACTTACTTGAAGCTGCGTCCATTGTTAGTGAGAAGGAGATACTCAGGAGCCCTCACAACAGTCTTTTCAGTAGAGTGTAACTCAATACATTCCTCGAAGCAAACCAATTCTTCCAAATTACTTGCATCTTCATGAAACTTTGGTTGGACTTGCACTGTCCACTgtcaaaaatattactttagtAGTTATAAAAGTGAAAGACACGATGGAACTGGAAAATCCTGTTGTCAGAAGACACACTCTTTCCTATCAATGTCCTGGATGAGATAGATAAACATGGAGGAATTCTTGTGTGATATAAGTAATCTAACattataatatttcatattacTCATCATGTGAACAATTATATAGCATTTTAAATCTACAAAATAGCAGTTAAGACAATGCTTTATGACACTgcattataaaaatgaaaagtcaTGCAACCCTGCAGCGACCAAAATAGTAAGATGAGAAGACATTGGAAAACATTGGCatcaacaaaagaaacaaacatcTACAAAAAAACAACAGTGACAAATGACTGCTTATAGTATGCAAATCAGGCTAGATAGTAACCATCAAAGAGAAACTGCCACCACATAGCAATTGAGTAAACTGATTTCCAATCAACATTTCCCAACAAAATAAGGTTTTCAGGCAgagaaatttcaagaaaataagagCAGAGTTTGGATTGCTAATCAAACTGATCACTAGGTGCAAAGTCATGCTCTTTGTCAGCCAAGGTATGTCCCATGACGCATAAGCAATTCCTTAACAAGAACTACCTGTGCTTTAATGTCTAACGACTGTAGAATAAGAGCCTAGTAAATCCAAAGCAAAGAGATTAACTTTAGTGTCGACTGTAGAATAAGAGCCTAGTAAATCCAAAGCAAAGAGATTAACTTTAGTGTCCACACAACATGCCAGCATCATtagatttcaagaaaataagagCAGAGTTTGGATTGCTAATCAAACTGATCACTAGGTGCAAAGTCATGCTCTTTGTCAGCCAAGGTATGTCCCATGACGCATAAGCAATTCCTTAACAAGAACTACCTGTGCTTTAATGTCTAACGACTGTAGAATAAGAGCCTAGTAAATCCAAAGCAAAGAGATTAACTTTAGTGTCCACACAACATGCCAGCATCATTAGATTTCAAGTAAAATCAAAAGCGATCGAAGAAAACacagaacccaaaaacaaaacaaaaaccaactgACATCCTTTCATGATTGAGAACACAGATAAGACAACTCAGTCACAAGAAAGAACAATGGCTGGGGCAGTAACAACTGATAATAACTACATGATTGGTTTAAGCTGAAAACAACCAGAACATTAACAAATGCCTACAAATACAATTCCAGGAATTCAGCAAGCTCAAACACAATGATCTCATGTATGTATGCATATTTTTCTCAAgacaaaaacaatcaatatcAAGTATAATAATGCCCCCACCTCTGTAGGTTGCTTGCAAGCACTTGCATCCCTGAGGTAGATTCCTCGTGAAGTAGGAGCTGCAGCCAAAATTCATCATAAATAGAGTTACAGTTTCATTGCACACATAATCCAAAATCAACTAGAATTCAATCCCAACACATGCAGAAGAAACTTGGTCACTAGTGAACAATAGCTGAAACttccttgaaatttttaaaaagcctCTAAATACTCATGGAATCAGTTCTAGGCAAGGCAGGATTATCTCCAAATGTCTTGCAAAATCCCCTGATAGCTAACAAATCACCATATCCTCAACCTTTTGAGGAGTATCATGAGTGGCATGACAATTACATTGAAATAACTATACAATAGTTCACAAATATCACTTTTTTGCAAGTTTTCAAAGTCACATGATGATCAGACTGAATAAGTCAGGTGTTTGCATGTTGTGTGGAGTTGGCAGACATCACTGGTACTTACTTGTTTTTCCAGATTGATTGACCTTTATTTCATACCAAACACATGGAATATTCCGGGACTGCCTTATATATTCATGTGCCCTGTCATGCAACAAATAGTTAAGACAGACCACAGCTGACAATtgtaaaggaaaaaaggaaTAGGAAGAAAACCTTACCTGTCAACTTGCATAAGCCCCTGTCCTGTGGATAGCTTATCAGCTGGCGATTCACCTACAGGAACAGATGTATTCTCAAGGGCCTTCCTTACACTGTATGGACTTACAGGAATACCCTCAGCCTGCACAAATGAAGTTCCCAATAGAAGATTTAATTTAGCACCGACAATGTAGATCCAGCCATGCAACAAGGACAGAAAGAGGGTAAGAAGAAATAGAATGATAAACAAGAACCTTCATTGCACTGATAAGTAATGCAATTCCACCACAAGCAGATGGAGAGGCCATTGATGTTCCATTCATCAGCATGCGTTTTTGAAGAGTCCAGGTAGGGACAGGAGCAACAGCCCCTCCAGGAGCACTTATACTTACTCCAAGATCTCCATCAGAAGTTGGTCCTCGACTTGACCTACATCCCATTTCAATGAATTACAAAGTATTCACATGCAAACAAAAACTTAAGGCTAGAGTCAGGCAAAAGTAAATTAATATACCAAGTGTATTCAAGTCCCTCAGCAGGAGGGTCAACAACACAATGAGCACCTGCAGCCATTGCAGGGGAGACATATGCACCAACCCCTATAATGCTTGAACTTGTACCACCAGGAGCACCAACAGTACTTAATGCTGGACCACTGTTGCCAGCACTGCTTACAAATATAAGACGGTGCTTGTTCACCACCTAATTAAAGAAACAGTAACCCGTAGCATATAAGAACATGAAAGAATAAATACAGGAAGAAGATCAACAATTATCAAAGCTGAAATTGCAAGGTTTCGATTTAATACCTCATTAACAAGGTCAACGAAGCGGCCATAATCTGGTAGTAATGTAGGTTCCCCATAACTCATGTTGATGAGATCACATTTATGCTGCGAAAAAAAAGTCCATTTAGTCAAGGCACACAAACATAATAATACCCCCCCCCCAGGGACTCTTTTGGGGCACCCCTGGGACTCTTTGGGGCAAGGGAACTTGAGCTGGCAATCTCCTCTTGCAAAGAGAGGTTCAGCTAGCATTTTGGTCAtgacaagaaaaggaaataaattataCTCACCTCCACAGCAGCTATTAGGGCCCGTGTCAAGCCAGTGCCTGTCTCCATTGAACCTAAACGTGTGTCGCCAATTTTGCAAGATATCAACTGTGCCCCAGGTGCAACTCCATTCAATAATGACTCCTGATATAGATGAAAATGACAGACATCAAGTCATTTCTAAAAGAAGGAAAGCGAAAAGGAAAGCAATAGGGACTTAAACAGCAATACCTTTGGGTGGAAGGCTGTAGCAATACCCGCAACATGGGTTCCATGAGGAGAGCTATCCGTTACAATGCTTAAGATGTTCCCATCACTGTAAACATTAAGAACAAATGTACAGGCATCTAACTTGCTGAACACACCATACTTCCTTTCAATCCTGAGAGAGCATTTACCATGGAACTAGTTAGGTATCCAGATCATATAAAAGATCTAACAACTCAATTATTTCATTACTCCTTCCAAGGTTAACAATTGCTAAAACTAACAAAGTTTTCAGGATCTGAGCAGCGCTGTTTGTTTAAAATTCCTCAAAAGCTTGAGAATGCAACCATTGACAGGTCAGAAACcaagtttttttatcaaaaccgAAAGAGGTAACGCATGTAAGGGTAACATCAAAGTGTCCATTACAATGTGTGTGTGCACATTTGCAAATGCAGGAGGAGTAAAGCTTGCATTCtctaattcttttaaaacacgTAGATGAGAAACTTAAGCGAACTAAAGCATGCTGTGTAAAAGTAAACTCCTAACAGCTTATAGTTCAACAAGGATGCCTTTCCCTCTACACTACAAATGATGAACAAAGTTATGATAAAATCAATTGTAAACATATGAAGTATAATCCACATAGCATAATCTTCAAAAGATCTGATCTGGATATACAAAGTCTGGAAAGATGAAAAGCATCTTCTGGCagataaatataatgaaattcTTACCATACCATACCTATAATTTGTAAGGGGTACAAAGTTAGCTAGCTTTCCACAATCTGAGTCATCCTCAAGACTCTGTGTGTCAAGAGCAGCCCTCCACAACTCTCCATCATGCCATACAACAGCATCTATAATAGGCCCCTTTTCATCATAAACCTAAAACACAGAAAAGAGATTTGCATTTcaggaaaacaaaataagtttcGGAAGAGGAATGGATTAAAAGAATCAGGCACTCACATCAGCCTGTTTCCGTAGTAAATCAATTCTGTTTTGAAGGTCTTCACGAACCCTTTTCAAGTCTGCGTCCTCTGGATTGGAGTGTTTCTGGAGATAAGCATATCTTGAGAGAATTATGCAAGAATACAGTTAACATCAACGCCTCAGCAAGAAACAGTCCACTACATGTCAAGTGCTGATTTTagtttcattttaattcattGGATACAACAAATGTGGCCCTCcagggaaactttttttttttttttttttttgaagggtAAGTTTGCACGTGGAAACCAGAAAAAGTATACTGTTTAATACACGTCTGAAATATGAATGAAATAACATATACAGTTTTTTATGACTAAAACACATGCAACAGATAAATGCAGAAGCAAATGTTCATACAACCTGGTTGAATTCATCCAGATGCTTTACAGCCTTGGCAATTTCTTCTTGGTTTTTCTCATCccacttcttttttctctctttctgtcAGAAAAAAGGTAGAAAGGATAGATTTTTCTTATCAGTGAGATTAATGAATGCTTGAGATCTTTTTTTTACGTTGCAAATTATATTGCTTTACCTTCAAACGGGAAGTCAACGTGCCAGTAAGTAgctcaaataaaaacttataaccCACGTGCCATTCACCAGAAGGATTCTTCCATGAAGAATTGACAATCAAAGAAGCCcctatttcaacaaaaaaaaaaaaaacagcacagGATTGAAAAGGCTACTGCAAATCTTAGCATATACAATGATTAACAGCGTCAAAAGGTTTGACACGCACAAAGAAATAAGTAAATCGTTTGTGATTCTAGCAAATGAATGAACAGCCAAACCAGACCTAAAGCTCCTTGTATGCAACCATCTGCATCAGCCTTCACCACTTTTGAAGTATCAATATCTCCACTCCCGGTGCttcataaaacacaaaaaaaatctcaaacatcAATATTACTACCAACGAAATAGCAACATTAAGATTACCGGTCCAGTAAAAAACCACCAattgtttcaaatttttaaacCCACCAATCAATAACATCAAGTACTTTAGGCTTCCCATCTGATGTCACTTCTAATCCAGAAGCAGCCGGGTCAACTCCAGAATCTAAACCATGAATTCAACCAATCCTTACAAACTACAAAGTCATGATCTTTATATCCCACAGGCACAAAGCCAGAATaagaaaaaagggtttttttctgtcaatcaattcttaataataatgacaaaaggcaattatttttttattactataagcaaaaagaaaagaagggttcTTTCTATATTGAAGTATACCAAAGATAGCAATGATGGTACCACGGCCATCATATTGAGGGTGAGCTTCAATGAAGCGATCAGCACCAATCTCTTTCTTAGGCATCAAAGAAGCCAAAAAAGTTGATTCATTCAGCTTGAAATTCCTCAGAGACCCGTtctcatcaccaccaccataaCCACCAGATGTTTTAGCAATTGAATCGCAAGGCATCCCTTTGAAAAAAACACCACTTCTACTAATATTACTTTTGCTAGTGTTAAAGTAGTGACTCCTCCTCCTGCTTTGAAAGAGCTTTCTGTTGGGTTTGTTTATAAGTAGATAAGATGGAGAGTGTAAAAAGAATGGGGTTTTGTTGGCCCAATTGATGGGTGTCTTATATAATGGGCTAATTTGCATGGTTAGATAAAAtataggggtttttttttaactttttagttAGTGTTTTAAAAGGGTATTTTGGGAATTTTGGGGGCGGCTACAGTAATGGTGGTGGAAGGAGGAGGGGGGAACGGCGGGGAGGTGATAGAGTGCCACCTGCTGAGTGGTGAAGTGATAGGATGTTGGTATATGGGTGGACTTTTGTGTTGGGTTAGGATGTGGATTGGGTGGCAGAATGTTTGGATGTGGTTGAAATTACTATGTTTGTCCTTGCATGTaattgtaatgacttgtaagtCACAAAACTCACTAGGTGGGTCCAAGagggaatttttatttttattttttatctttttaatgtttttaaattaaattgaattcaaattgctTTCATAATTCCTAATGAAGAAATTAGATACATGTCAAAAGCATATGCTGATGTGATGGGTACCAAATACCAATCATCAATTTGGACAGTGTGTTGCAATTGACAAGATGGGTTGGTAGGGCAACATATGAAAAattactaaattgaaaaaaaaaatcattttgggtattttttctagaaaaaaatagcaaattatcataagtgaaaattaatttttgaaaaagtatgtagtttgataaaaattataggtaaaaaatatgattttatttaaaatataacagttaaaaaacatgatattttaaataaataattaaaataaactaacataaattttatgaatgaaaaagaaaagaaaagaaaagaaatgaatgaaatgGCACACCAAAATTTATATCATTGtaataaatttagttataattaaaaaaatcaacaataataaTGACTAGAGTGGATCATACACGTTGTCCATTGGTTTATTATATATAGTTGATTGGTTCTCTAAACTGTGTAGCTATTCTATGATTTCTTCTATGGTAAAAAAGAATGCTGTGAACTCCCTCCATTGTTTTCTGCACTTCCTTTCAGTATCCCTTCAGTAtactcttccttttctttctaatatctCCAGAGTTCAAAGAATGAAGCCTGTAAAAATCTCTGTATTTCATCTATATCTTGCCCTTCTAGGAAACCTGCAAAATTTGCACCTTAGCAACAAGAACACCAAGTGATCTTccaatgataataaatatatcttcTGAGGCCATGAGGAAATGACATACCTGTGCAATGATGCTATGGCAGGAAGCGTCGCAAGGATACGCACAGTCGATTAACTTGCTTATATTTCTACTAAAATACCAATCACCAACTGCTCCTGCAATAGTCTGTGAAACGTCCTCGAGATTTTACTTACAGTGCCAAAAAGTTTATGTTCTACAAGGTAGAATGAACTAAAGAGAGAGGGAAACATGAGACATTGCATGTCGAAATCGTTGCGGTAACCTTTACATAAAACATTGCCGGTTTTAGGATTTTCGATGATTCGAGTGATCCGGCCACAATTCTTGAGCAGATAAAACATGCCCTGGATTTAAAGCAAGTGCACTAAGATTTTTATAGAATGTAACAGGTGTAATGGAAGCGATGTACCTTATCCTGGATACTCGGAGACCCAAGTGCAAACCATGTTTCTTGTGTCTCACTTTGGCAATGAGCAAAGCATGAATTTATAAACATTCCCCCGCTTGTGGAATCCTTGAGAAATGAACTCAATGCTGCCAGCATATCACCCCTGAAGCCTGGATACAAGATGTTTCCATCACAAAGTAATTACCAATTAGATTATCTAATAGGAAAACACTAAGCTAAAAATCCAGGATGGCTGATGCCAGAGAAGAGACCAGCCTTGCAGTATGTCAAGCTGCTGTGGAGTACATGATGCTATGCTAAGCTTGCAACGCTTCCAGTCTCCATTCATGTCAGCAGAGGGTGGAACCAATGCATGATGGAACTGTTAAATTTTGCAGTTTCAATCATGCTTTGTTGTTATGAACTTACAAAAATAGATGGTGAATCTAAGATTCCTGTTCCTATGTGATTTCAGATTAATGAAGGCCGAAGAAAAAATTACTTGGTAAACATCATAGGCTGTGTTCAGGATGAAGAATGGTGTTGTCATGTAATTCAAGAAATACTGTGGAAACATGCACTGCACAAATACAAGACAAATGCCATAACCATCTCAGCCAGCAACAAGAAGCAGCAGCAAAAACAGACCGAAAAGTTAAACAGGAGGCCTCAATAAAGGAAATACCAGTTTTGGATTGTCAAGGAAACTAGTGCAGTTTTTATCCAGATTCTTTTCAATTCCCTGCAGCGAACAgttcaaaacataaacacaGCAAACGCAATGGAACACAGATTTCAGAAAGTTGCACCTGTAGAGAAACAAGGTTTTCAAAGAAGGTCCTCATGGTGTAGTTCAGAGTGATGTCTCTTCTGTGAGAACAAGAACAGGAGATacgaaaacataaataatagatagagagagaaatTATCCTGCACTTTCATATCAGAAAGAGCAAACTTACtcatccaaaaaaaatccaGCATCGCTCAAGCATTTCACACTGGTATTCGTCGGTAATGCCCGGTAAAAGTTTTCGCATTGGAGAAAGGATGATAAACCCCCAGCAGAGCAACCTGAAAGCAAAGCCTGGAGAAGAGACGGAATGATTGCTCGAAACTATAACCAAAGGACAACGGAAAATATCACATTTTCGCTTCTGGGATGATTTGAACCAGGAGACAATTAGtctattcaaaacaaaatattcaaaaagaGATTTTTACCTTGTCTGCATTCCCCAAACCTTTGGGGAGGAGATCAAGAATGATTGCTTCCCAAATCTTTTGTCCTCTGAAGTAAAGGACTGATGTCTGTTCCACAGTCATGCACACGAAGAAGGATGAGAGTTAATTAAACTCATGAACACTTGAGTCTTTTTCTAGTAAAGCACAGCACATAATAATAAATCACCGCCTCACTCATAGGATGTTTGCTCACAATTCCATCATCAGA belongs to Populus nigra chromosome 18, ddPopNigr1.1, whole genome shotgun sequence and includes:
- the LOC133678888 gene encoding tripeptidyl-peptidase 2-like isoform X2 translates to MNSTRYAYLQKHSNPEDADLKRVREDLQNRIDLLRKQADVYDEKGPIIDAVVWHDGELWRAALDTQSLEDDSDCGKLANFVPLTNYRIERKYGVFSKLDACTFVLNVYSDGNILSIVTDSSPHGTHVAGIATAFHPKESLLNGVAPGAQLISCKIGDTRLGSMETGTGLTRALIAAVEHKCDLINMSYGEPTLLPDYGRFVDLVNEVVNKHRLIFVSSAGNSGPALSTVGAPGGTSSSIIGVGAYVSPAMAAGAHCVVDPPAEGLEYTWSSRGPTSDGDLGVSISAPGGAVAPVPTWTLQKRMLMNGTSMASPSACGGIALLISAMKAEGIPVSPYSVRKALENTSVPVGESPADKLSTGQGLMQVDRAHEYIRQSRNIPCVWYEIKVNQSGKTTPTSRGIYLRDASACKQPTEWTVQVQPKFHEDASNLEELVCFEECIELHSTEKTVVRAPEYLLLTNNGRSFNIVVDPTKLSDGLHYYEVYGVDCRAPWRGPIFRIPVTITKPMEVKNQPPVVSFSGMSFLPGHIERRYIEVPLGATWVEATMRTSGFDTTRRFFVDTVQICPLQRPLKWESVVTFSSPTAKSFAFPVVGGQTMELAVAQFWSSGIGSHETTIVDFEIVFHGIAINKEEIILDGSEAPVRIDAEALLSSEKLAPAAILNKIRVPYRPVDAKLSTLTESRDKLPSGKQTLALTLIYKFKLEDGAAVKPQVPLLNNRIYDTKFESQFYMISDTNKRVYAMGDTYPKAAKLPKGEYNLRLYLRHDNVQYLEKMKQLVLFIERNLDGKEVIQLNFFSEPDGPVMGNGAFKSSVLVPGKKEAIYLGPPVKDKLPKNAPQGSILLGSISYGKLSFAGEEGGRSPQKNPASYRITYVVPPNKVDEDKGKSSSTNSKTVSERLEEEVRDAKIRVFSSLKQDTDDERSEWKKLSASLKSEYPNYTPLLAKILEGLLSQSNVEDKIRHHEEVIDAANEVIDSIDQDELAKFFLHKSDPEDDEAEKMKKKMETTRDQLAEALYQKGLALMEIESLKGETAETEGTKDLFEDNFKELQKWVDTKSSKYGTLLVLRERRRGRLGAALKALNEMIQDNADPPKKKLYELKLSLLDEIGWDHLTTHEKEWMHVRFPPSLPLF